ttagaATAATAAGTTatgatttgaattaattataagttgataattaagaaaaacaaataggatattaaaaaaacttgtatttttttcctGCCTTTTTTATACAATCATGGCTCAATATATAGCGTTCAAGATGCTACAGACACACACTCGACAAGGATCAACAGATGCGCACTACTCCTATAACGAAATTATTCTACCAAGCATATTCCTACTAAGTGCTAGCCACTCCCTCACTGCCAATTAGGCTACCTCTAACGACATTCGATCCTGTAATATTCTTCTTCCTATCATTCCCTGGCCTATCAAAAACAACTTATCCTCAGGGTGATGAGACTTCAAGTGAGCCTTCAATGTCCCACGTAGGTCCTCTAGGATTCCAAGGACTGTCCCAGCTAGGCTCACTTGGTTTAGTAGCTTTCCACAAAGCAAAATCAGTTGGGTGACGCTTTTATGCAACCATCATGTCAGACCCATAAAAATGGTACTCAACTCCCATATCAAACATTGTCATGTCTCTATCTTCCAAAGTCTTGTCATTAGGAGCTGTTGCATGGTCATAATGAAGAACAACACTAAAGAGGTTGTCGAAGGAAACGGTGGCACGAGCATGGTAGAGATGGCCGAAGTCGGAGGAGGACGTGTAGGGCTTGCTTTTAGCGGGGAAGTGGGAAGCAGCCATGGGAAGTGGAGCCAGCATGTGTGTAGGGATTTGTTGCATGAGTGTGGGGGCATGGAAGCGGAATCAACATAGGAGGCGGAGTCAGAATGGGTGTGTCTGGTGGTGGTGACTTCGTAGAGGAAGAAGATGGGGAGTGTTGGCTGGAACGTATGGATTCCGCCATTGGagctcaatgaaagcaccaaaatGTTACTATCAACAAGGATAAAGGAAAGGGAACAACCTAGCTTTGAGGGCTAGGAACCTCCAAAGcataaaaaggaagaaatggaaaatgaagttgtattttttttttctgccttTTTCATACAATCATGGCTCAATATATAGCCTTCATTAGAGCATTTGAGATGCTACAAACACACACTCGACAAGGAGCAACTGATACACACTACTCCTATAACAAAATTATTCTACCAAGCATATTCCTACTAAGTGCTAGCCATTCCCTCACTGCCAGCTAGGCTACCTCTAACGACATTTGGTCCTATAATATTCTTCTTCCTATTAGGGTACCTGTAAAAGGCACTTCAATGCTCAAGTGAAGGTTCGACTTAGAGCTATCAATGATATATAATGAGTATGTGAGAATGAATTCATTCTCTTACTTGGGGATTCACCCATTTTTATACTAACCTTGTCGGGCCTAGGGTCTATGGGTTTGTTACATCATGATTACCAGTCGAGAAATACTCCTCCTAATCTTGCTTAGGTACCTCTAATTGAGTTATTACCCTTAAGTGAATTTAGTGATAATAATCATGATTGAATGATGCTCGTTGTTCGCATATGCTAAAGGTCGAGATGTACTATTTGGCATATATGGATATGTGGCCGAAGGGTATGTTCGATTTGGGCATGCCAAGTGTCCCTTTCAGAATAACTATATACTTTATCCAGTATACTAGCTCCCCGAGTGCCTTTTTGGCCTTGGCTGAAAAGAAGGGCTTTATCACATGTTGAATTGGTTACTTCTCGTGACCTCTTCTATATAGTTCGTCGGCCACTAGGATGTACCTAGCGGCTTATGTTTTTATCTTCCTAGCTTGGCTCTTATTGGCTGAGAGTATCTCCTGCTTCAAAATAGTTGAGTATCTCCTTCTTCCATCCCAAAGGGGCTTATTCCACCTGTAAACATTCCTGTCCCGAGACACTGTGTCTGGGCATCAAATGAAGAATGAAGGTTTTAAGTTGTCTTGGCTTAGGGGAGGTAGCCAACCGAGCCAACTCGTCGGCCTTGTCATTGATCTCTTGACTTATGTGAGTCACTTGGACTTCCTCAAATTCTCCCCTAAGCTTCTCAAACGCATGATAGTATTTTAGGAGTTGAGGATCTTGAATCTAAAACACCTTGTTGATCTGCTCGATGGCGATCTTGCAATTGCTTTTgttggaagcttgcttgagaagcttttgtggaggctggatctttgagcttcaatgaggttcttcaatggtgattttcagccATGGATTTGTAGcaaaagataaaggagaagaggtgagaagaggcatcatccactagggaataagccatggaagaagtttcaccaccaagagagcgTCTTGGATAaaaagcttagagaggaagcttcaatgaagaaacaaaatgagagagagaaaaaaaaaagtggcatGGGAATGAAGGAAAGATGGGGAGAAAAgttaaactttgaagtgtgtctcacaagactctcattcatcaaagttactataagtgttacacatgcttttatttatagcctaggtagcttctcaagaaacttccttaaaaaaattccttgagaaacttccttgaaaagcttccttgagaagctagtgttacacccctccaatagctaagctcacccctatgccaaaatacatgaaggaagaaagcttccttgagaattTTCCTTGGAAAGCAAGTGttacacccctctaatagctaagcccACCCCCATGGGAAcacacacccctccaatagctaatCTCACTCCCTccccaaaatacatgaaaatacaaaaaagttcctactacaaagactactcaaaatgccctgaaatacaaggctaaaatcctatactactagggtacccttaacTTGTAGGATATGGTACCCTTAATTTGTAGGATACCTTACAAacctaaaatggccaaaatacaaggcccaaaagaagaaaaatctattctaatatttacaaagaaaagtgaattcatacttagtccatgggcccaaaatctaccctaaggctcatgataATCCTAGGGCTTTCtcctgcatctttggcccaatattcttggagtcttctatccaatgcccttgggggtaggattgcatcagcttAGACATCAAATCCTTTGAGCGTCGACCTCTTTGGCGAGCCTTAGACGTACAAAGAGTACCTCATACTCGACCTGATTACATGTAGctttgaattaaaacataagGATTGTGCCATGGCTATGTCGTTAGGCCCTTGTAGTATGACTCCAACTCCACTCTCGTGCTTATTGGAGGAGTCATCTGCATGCATCACCCACCACTCCTACTCGAAGCATGGTGGTGGAGGATGAAATTCATTAATGAAGTCGGCCAATACCTGTGCCCGAATAGTACATCTCGGCTCGTTTACAATATCATACTTCGAGAGTTCAATTGACCATGTCATCATTTGTCTGACTAACTCAGGCTTGCGTAATATCTTGGCTATTGGGCAATCAGTCCGAACAGTGATCTTGTGGCTCTGAAAGTATTATCGAAGGTAGCAAGCGACGTTGACCAATGCGAGGGCTACCTTTTCCATCACCTGGTACCTTGTCTCTGGATCTTACAGCTCCCGACTTACAAAGTATATCGACCTCTACTATCTTCCTTTCTCTTGTACCAGTACCACGCTTATGACCTCGATCGAGACCAAAAGGTAAACAATCAATCTTTTAGCGGGTCCAATTTTCACAAAACGGGCGGTGTCATCTGTGTTACCTTCAACTGTCGAAAGGCTTCTTCATAGTCCTCATCCTAGAAAACATTTTTGGCCTTTTTGAGGAGGTTCATAATGGGCTTAGCCCTTTTAGCAATTCTTGATAGAAACCTTGACAAAAAGGCTATCCTACTAGTTAGTTGTTGGGCCTCCTTCACATTTTGAGCACTCCTCATATCCAAGATGGCTTGACACTTGTCTAGGTTGGCATGTATTCCATGATGGGTGAGCTTGAAACTAAAAAACTTTCCTCTTTCCACCCGAAGACACATTTCTCGAGGTTTAACCTCATGTTATATTATCAGAGCTGGCCGAAGACTTCTTCAAGATCTTCCAAATGAGCTATCACATCATCGAACTTGACCACcatgtcatccacataaacTTCCATGCTTCATCCAAGTTGACCCTAGAAGATTTTGTCCATTAAGCACTGATATGTGACTATGGCATTTTTCAGTCCAAATGACATAACTGTGAAACAATTTTGCGGAGTCGGTGATGAATGCCATCTTCTCTTCGACCCTAGGGTCCATCCTTATCTTATTGTAGCTGGAATAGGCATCCAAAAAACTTAACACTTTGTGCCCGGTTGCTCCATTGCCCAGTTGGTCAATGTTCGAGAGTGAAGGTGCGTCCTTAGGGCATGCTCGATTCAAATTAGTGTAATCATACCACATCCTCCACTTCTCATTTGGATTCTTGATCATGAAAACGTTGGAAAGCCAAGTAGAGTAGTCGATTTCTCTAATAAATCCGACGATCGTCAACTTGGCCACTTCTTGCCGTACTGCTTGACACCTCTCTTCATccatctttctcttcctctaGGCAATAGGCTTGGTGCATTCACATATGGCCAACCTAAGAAAATGGAAGCATGGGTCAATATCAGGCATGTCTGTTGCGGATTAGGCAAACAAGTCAATGTGTTCTCGAATGAATCGTTGTATCCAGCTGTTGTCGTCCTTGGGTAGCTGATTCTCCAATTGGGCAACTTGACCTTCCCCAGGCCCAAGTTGGAAAATGGTCGTCTCTTTAACCAGGGTCACTTGGTTATCATCATTGGTTTTGGGGTCAAGCTCGAGTCCTTTTACTTCTTTGGCCTCAGTTCCAATCCCCACATAGTGCACGGCCTCAGGGGTTCTTTCCTTGTTTGAGGTTGTAATCTAAGGTTAGTCATGTAACATTGCTTGGTCGACGAGAATATCATCGTGAGGTGAGGGGTTGACACAATCGTGTTGAGGGCATTGAGTGAGGGGCGATCGAGGAGTATGTTATATGATTTATGGGCGTCCATTATTATGTATCATATCTTTAACCTTTTCTGCAGTGGTCCCTCATGCCCAAACTTAGTGTAGAGCTAGATGGAACCCTTCGTCTCGACCTATTCTCCAGTAAAACCGAATAGGAGGTCATCATGGGGGAGGATTTTGAGCTCGGGTATATTCATCTGTTTGAAAGTTTTCTAAAAAGAATGTCGGTTGAGCTCCCTTGATCTACAAGGGTCTTCTTGATGATGCAGTTAGTTATCTCCACACTAATAACCATTGGGTTGTCTTGCACTAAGTCAATTGCCTTGAAGTCTTCGGTTGTGAAGGTTATAGGCAGCATGTTAGGCACTCAGTGCCAGGAGACCATGTTGACGAACCGAACTTGTCAAAGGTGTCTTTTTCATGCGGAGGCGATGATCGCACCTCCAGTGAAGTCTCTGGCTATGGTGTTTAGGACCTGCCTCGGTTGGTCAAGGGGTCTCTCTTCTCTCTACTTGGAACGACTTTGGTTCCTCCACCTTTCTAATTGTCCTACATGTTCTCGGTATCTTCCCTAGTTGGACTCGAGTTTGTTCCTCCCCTCGGGCCtgtatgattgttttttatgaacAAACTATTTCAGGTGGCCGAGCTTGATTAACTCCTCTATCTTATCCTTTAGAGCATTGTATTCTTCTATTGAGTGGCCACGATTGCGTGGTATCGACAACATCTTGAGTAGTCGGCCTTCGGTAGGGTGTTGGCTCTTTTGGGCATGGTCAAAATATTAACAGTTGAGGCATGATCCATGATATCTGATATGCTGGCAATAAGAGGGGTGCACTAGGTAAAATGCGACTCTCGCAGTGGTCGATCCCTCTTCCCTTCGTCATAGTCTTTGTTGGAGTCGGGCTTGTCATTATCTTTCTTGGCCGACACAGCGTCAGCCCGCACCTGGTTTCGATATTCAGCCAGTTACTCCATCTTCATGTACTTGGTCGTTCTTGTTAGTAATTCGTCGAGGTCGGATGCAAGTTTTTTGCATAAGTTGTTGACAAAAGGTCCTAGCTGAAACACTGTTATCAAGTGATGCATAGCCACTGCTGGGTCCAAGTTTCGGATATTTAACGCAACCTTTCCGAAATGTTTCGTGAAGGTCCGCAatggcttcttcttctcttgccGTATGTTGACAAGGGCCACAGATGTTAAGTGGTGAGGCCAACTAGTGGCAAATTGCGTGCCAAAGCGACCGGCCAGGGTGTCAAACGAGTCCACAGAGTTTGGGGGTAGCTGTGTGAACCAATAAAGGGCTTGCGCCTTCAGTGACGTTGAGAATACTCGACAAAGGATGACATTTTCTATGGTGAACAGGCTCACCTGGCTAATGTACACGTCTAGGTGCTCGTCCGAGTCTGTGGTGTTTTTGTACTTATCAATGGTCAAGTTCTTCCAATTTGAAAGAAGAGTCGCCTCCATGATGCTAGGGATGAAGGGGTTCTTGAACTGTGACAACGATCTTTCCTAGGGTATTAAAGGACAGGGGATAGCGTCTGAACGCACGCTTAGATTAGTGGCTTGGGGTAGGCCGACTGCAGTTGATTCAAGCTCTCCCCCCCCCCTTTACAAATTAACCTCAAGTTGTTATGGCATATGTGCCTCCCAGAGGTAAGCGTTCTCACACCGAAGGGTGACGATTTCCTCGGCATGGTGTTTTTGCATCTCGGAGACCTGTGCTTGTAGTCTCTTGACTATGGAAGATAGGTCGATTTGATCTTCTACGTGAACATCTTCATTGTGGTGATTGTTAGTTGATTGCTCCATTACGGCAATGTTCATTCCAGTTCTAGTTATAGCCATAAATTCTTGGGTTCGAGATATATGTTACTCGACCCCACGATGGGTGCCAAGGCACCAAAATGTTCCTATCACAAATGAAACAGGTACTCATTCTTTGGCTGAAAGGTCTCTTACTGTGCCGAAAGGTCTACTAAGTCGAAGGGGCGTCTGTTTGATGTTTCTTGTTGAGGTCTCGGGTGCGCGAGTATTCTGTAGAGCGAAGGGAAGGATACCTACAAAAGATACTCCAACGCTCAAGTGAGGGTTCAACTCAAAGCTATCAATGATATATAATGAGCATGTGAGAATGAATTTGTCCTTTTACCTAGGGGGTTCACCCCTTTTTATACTAACTTTGTTGGGGCTAGAGTTTGTGGCCGTGTCACATCATGATTGCCAATTGAGTAATACTCCTCCTAATCGTGGTTAAGTACCTTTAATTGAGTGATTATCCGTAATTGAATTTAATGATGATAATCATGACCGAATGGTGTTCCGTGTTTGCACATGCCGAAGGACGAAATGTATTATTTAGCATATATGGATACATGATCAAAGGGTATATTCAGTTTGAGCGTGCTAGGTGTCCCTTCAACCTGACTATGTACTTTATCCAATATAAAAGAACATTGGTTAAATATTACGTCATTGTAATTTCTCCAAATCATGATACCGCAATACCAATCGTAATAAACCAATGATCATTTTCATATTGAAGCTTATTTAGCAATCAAGTCCTCAAATcgagatatttttttatggacaTAAACTTGGCATCTCACCCTTACACAACCAATAAAAAGTTgataagtaataaaatataaaaaaatatttataatttattagaattaatctaatctctttgaataagaaaataatataatttgtttccTTAAATAACGATTTCATCATATGgggatatattaaatatttacgtaataaaaataacttaatatttttgttatcttttgtttataactaagtaaatgaatttttatataaatatattttacatgtatttttaataatattattattaatatatttatatgtattttaaatatatttaaactttttaaagtaAAACTAAAGCAGTCCAACCCATccatttgaactttttttttaactaaaactcCTGATCTTTTTAGGTGACAACATGACCCACCCATTTTTCTTCTGCAActgttatttttagttttttatttcttaaatatattttatagattatatcatatataatatattaaatattattatgtatatattttaaaacctttttatatatacattttaaaatgatataaatatattaagaaaacatataaaatgattatAATAATCCTTTTTTACTGCATTCTAGGTTTATTGTTAATAAGTTAGATAAGATCAAGTTTAAAATCAGcagcatttttttaaagtttaacaagtctataataataataataataataataataataattattattattattattattataaattttctcgTTTGATCAGTTAGATACTTATTATATTTCACCTAAACaaaagataataagaaaaaatgatttttttattatataaataattaatatatcttcGTATAATCAAATCGttatttaaagaaacaaattatattatttctttattaaaagTTAGGTAAATTCtagtaaatgataaatattttttctttatatttaattacttaTCAATTCTTTTATTAGTTATACGTAAGAATAAAGTGTTAAATTTGTATCTATCTAAAAAAATCTCCATCAAATCATCCATAAATAAATCCCCCTATCACCAACTCGTAAAACAGTACCCCAAACTTAACAGTCCCTCAGAGCATGGATAGCTTTTTTGAAAAGCagcattcaaattcaaatatacaTAATAAAAGGTAACCGTTTACAAAATAAAGGTTTTACTTTATGTCTGGAGTTTTCCCCCAGGATTTTGGAATCCTGACaattgatttattttggttttcttttgccctttcgtttttagtttcatatattaaatttttatattaaaaacatattagatttattaatttttattttgatacaaaagttactttaatataatttaatcttttaatataaaatagtatattctatttttaattaaaatgtaattttggctatattaaacataatctatttttaatataaaatataccatattattttttatgttcacTTTATCTATATGCCATTTAATTGGTCaagaatattttctttgtttactcttttatcattttaatttaagataaaaataataaacaataaactatattttgattagttaaattaaatctaatCATATTACTTATTGGAAGATGCTGTTTTGCACGAATTTTTTTTCGTGAAACTCTGTTCAAACgtgttattttcttaaaaaaatattttatatatttttaatttttcaattaatatttactttaaataatttaatatttactttaaataacTAACAGTCATCCACTAAATGTCAGTTGGCTAAGATAAGTGACAATTAGACTAATTTGACCAAGAGTGTCTCCAAATAAAGAATATTCATCCATGAGTTTTTAACTTGATTTtagttccttttaaaaaaacttgattttagTAGGTCCTACATTGTCATATAAGGTTtaagaatttaaacaaattttccTTCAACGGAAGAActgtatgaaattaaaataggtTTCATAATGAAttctaacaataaaataattttaatgttaacAACTCATCAATACTAATATTAAATCTTTCTAGCATCATTTCAACAAACACGTGTCAGCATTGCATGTATTTGAACAACtgcactttctctctctttgccTATTGGTTTTTCTGACAAGAATTGTTAAGTAACTGTAACTTTTTTGCTGTGCCGAGCGTCTGACccattattctaatttttatacAAGAACTCAATTCTTATATAACAACCTATTCTACACTTAGTAGTCATATCAACAAGTTCCAATAATAGAAACATGTAagaataagattttatttctaaaaatcatCATTGGATATCTATTAAAGGTGATGACTAGCCCACATgtacattaatttatattttttaatgaaaaatgctAAAAACATTAAGGAATTCTTAATTTTCATAGTTaaatcaaaagtttaaaatgttagtagaatctataaaaaaaaatagtaggaaaaaaaactaatggatgtttatattacatttttaatgCACCTCTTACACTAGAGCCTTTCCCCTTGTGTTAGAACTTAATTTCATGAAAACATGGAATTGGTCATACCATAATTCACATCTCTAAGATTAATCTCCTCTGTTCAAACCACAATTGAAATTCAATACGTTTTTCATccctaattataattttttttaaattatttattcttttttataagaatcttttctaatttataaatacattaattatttttttcctcaagtttatttacttaattattttctctcaaaaatattaataaaaaataattaagtggataaaaatattaaaaaaaattaaaataataatacaaataattgataaacttaatgcgattaattaaattaattattttttaaaaaaatataaattaattgaaaatgtcTTATAACAAGAAGAGTATATAATTTAGACTTTTTTGTAGCTAGTCATCATTCACAGCAAGCTAGCTTCTCGGATTCCACGTGCATGCATTCTAATAATAAAGCACAGTTACTCAATTTGTGACAAGAATCCCTATCTCTAAAaccatgaaaacaaaaattacacgTAACTGACAAAGAGACTATATTATGTTAGTAATGTACATTGACTATTCAACAACAGAGAAATCAGGTTCTGCTGGCTTCTGCAAGGAGCTTACAACTCCAGAATCTGTCCTAGTACTCCTGGCAACCCTTTTAGCATAGGTTGGTGTTTGAGTTTGAGGCTCATCAACAACATTAACATGAATTGCCCTTGCCCTAATTAGTTCAGCcacttcctttcttttcttgtgccTTCTCCAAGCAGCTTGAATGAAACACGCGGCCCAAGTTCTCCACTGGTGCGAGTAAAACCTGAACTTATGCCTGAGCTGTTTGCTGTGTAGTCTTCTAAACTGTGACGCAACGAACTTGAGGTCTTCTGCTATGAGTGCAAAGGCCTCCACTTCTGAGATGGCTTTCACTGTTCGAGTGGATGAGGGGAGTATCACACTGGGCCGTGGGTCCAAGGCCCATGTTAGAAGCTCCTCCCCGCAGAAATCGCCAGGCCCAATGCAGCACGAGTTGAAGAACCCGGCCCGGCCCCCGTTGGTGGTGTAAGAATCTAGATGGCCTCGGATTATGAATAGCATCTCGTTCACAGGATCACCCTCGCGGACCAGAAACATGCCCTCAGTGCACAATGCAGGCTTTAGCCTCTCGCATATTGCATCCAGCATTCTCTCGTCCATTTGATCAAATAATGGCACCTGTTAATAATTAATGCATCaacttatataataattatcttaaaatcatattcatcagggtaatttttttttcttcatattgaatagataaataactttaattttagtACTATTCatcttaactaattaaaaataactttatataaaaactttaatataattatttgtaaaagtACATCATCTTAccataaatgataatttatgattagttGACAAAATAAAGTGAATTCTTATCTCCAATGTTCTTATTATTTTGTGGACAGGAAAAGGGATGATGAAGctcaaattaattcatttttcaagGGAAAGTATTTAAGATTAGTGAAAATTAACAAGTTGAAACAATTCgataagtatattttttgttaattgagtgtatttaaattaaattctatacATCATATGCAAGCAAGATTTAATTTTGAGAAGTGGGTCGTCCTAATTAAATGTATTATTGCAGTACTTTGTTGTAAAGTTTGATGTCTCTTGAGACTTACTCCTCGAACTAGATCGAGACAGAGGTGGCGCTTGATGTCTCTACGAAGATCCACGGGAAGTCCTTTGAGAAGAGCTTCTTCATCTACTCCTCGTGTAGCCAGCCATTTGTATTGGTCATATTTACGCACAGATTCTCTTAGCTCTGGAGGTAGTTGCCTGTGATGCATCCATTGCTCTGTATCAGTTCTTTTCACCCTCCACTCTTCTAAGCGAACAGTAGTTGATTGGAGATATGTCTGCGAAATTCAACTTCTATTAGCATATATGCCTTATTAATGTCAATTTAGAAGGATGGaacattttcaaattaattcaatttgtttTGTCACTTTCTCCAAGCAATTGTGGACTTAGGTCTTGGATTTGAGTATGACCAATGCATGAAATAAATATTGGATTGTACTAGCAAGTTAGTGTTGATCCATACAAGCTTAAGTTAAATGCATTtatcattctttatttttctaatgtGAAACTTCCTACTTTACATTACACACACATGTGCTCGCTGATCTCCAACACTAACAATAGAATTATGGGTACTAGTACATTTTAACATCGACAAACAAAGGTAAAGCGACATGCATACTTTAATTACCTGCATATTACCAATCAGCAATGCAAAAAGAACCAATCCGAGGGTTGCAACAACAATGGCGACCATTATTTCTCCAACATATGTGCTAGTAAGAAGGCCTTGACCCAAAGAACTGCATCCTCCAATCAGAAAAGCATTAACCAAAGGGATAATTCTAGTGAGTCATGAGCAGttagagaagaaaagagaaaaataattctcATTTTATCAGTTTTTGTAGAGAAGTGAGTTGCACTTTTGGCCTTTGGGACACTTGGATTGAATGATGCTTAccgaatgattaaaattaagatgTTTTGAAGAAAGCAAGGTGATGATATGATTGTTAATGCTTAACTCAGGTGTAAAAGATGGTAACAAGGCAGAAAAGCTGCATAACACTTACCTCAAATTCCTTAGGCCCCACCACAGGCAAAAGAAGTACTTATTGAAGAATGCCGAGGATGTAACTTTGGAAGTCACGGCATCAGCGTATATACCAAACTGATAGAAGTCATGGTTTGCATTTGGTGAGCATAAATTTGTGATATTACTTGCCATAAACCAGGAGACCCTGAGGGCACCTTTAACCCTGTGGCAGTCAAAGAATCCATATTGACAAAATGACTTCTCCAAATCACATACACTTCTCCAGCATGCTTCTTGACGTTCGATTGATAGAAGGTACCAGCAAGCCCCTAAAATCTTTTTAGAATATTTCCCAttcaaaaaccaaaaattaaaattaaaattaaaatttggttgTATAATGTTAACTTATGCTAAAGTTGAACCAcacgaaagaaaataaaattttgtttctatCAACTCCTTTTATCTTAATGTGAgacttaattttctttaataaacatgataaaaaaaaaaaagaaaaaggaaaaagcttCAGCTGCTTGGAGCAATCAAGAAAATGTAGTTTTAATTTCATCTGCTTACATGGCTAGCCAGCATGTAAAGCATAAGGTTGTAAGCAGCCcctgcccatgccgtctctgtCACAACCCCTGTAGCTTTTACAATTTGTGATGAAAGTGGAAAAATCAAAAGTAGCCTCGGAATATATTGGAAAATGATGAAAAAGCGAAGGACATTTTTTGTGTTTGCCATGGTTGAACCCCTAAGAGTTGGGATAACAATCCAAATTAACACCTGGAATCAACATAACAAAATGGCACATTCAGCATGTCAAACTACCATATTTATGCTTACGAGAGAAAGGCTAATAACATACTAGTATCATGCTTTCTAACGTACTATTTTGAACATACTCtatattattggttaaaatttattagaaatcacaaaatttaaataattttcactTCATATTTGACGATCTTTACCCacgattttgtaattttcaataaagTCTACCCAATAATAAAAAGTGTGTTAAAAAAGTAAGTTGcgataagaaagaaaattttcaacaaGGCACCTGAGGAAGGGGCAGGGCAGCAACAAAGTCTAACCAGAAACCCTTGCGGAGGTACCTAAATGCA
Above is a window of Glycine soja cultivar W05 chromosome 12, ASM419377v2, whole genome shotgun sequence DNA encoding:
- the LOC114379224 gene encoding protein CNGC15c-like, with the protein product MAFGNSRSARFEDDPELAKFPVTNGDNGAKIKFHIDGTQIPEPSSNMAPKKVAGKFLKTRMLSRVFSEDYGRVKRIVLDPRGQTIHRWNKIFLVACLVSLFVDPLFFYLPVVRDEVCIDIGITLEVILTLVRSVVDVFYVIQILMKFRTAFVAPSSRVFGRGELVLGYYKIAFRYLRKGFWLDFVAALPLPQVLIWIVIPTLRGSTMANTKNVLRFFIIFQYIPRLLLIFPLSSQIVKATGVVTETAWAGAAYNLMLYMLASHILGACWYLLSIERQEACWRSVCDLEKSFCQYGFFDCHRVKGALRVSWFMASNITNLCSPNANHDFYQFGIYADAVTSKVTSSAFFNKYFFCLWWGLRNLSSLGQGLLTSTYVGEIMVAIVVATLGLVLFALLIGNMQTYLQSTTVRLEEWRVKRTDTEQWMHHRQLPPELRESVRKYDQYKWLATRGVDEEALLKGLPVDLRRDIKRHLCLDLVRGVPLFDQMDERMLDAICERLKPALCTEGMFLVREGDPVNEMLFIIRGHLDSYTTNGGRAGFFNSCCIGPGDFCGEELLTWALDPRPSVILPSSTRTVKAISEVEAFALIAEDLKFVASQFRRLHSKQLRHKFRFYSHQWRTWAACFIQAAWRRHKKRKEVAELIRARAIHVNVVDEPQTQTPTYAKRVARSTRTDSGVVSSLQKPAEPDFSVVE